A region of Elusimicrobiota bacterium DNA encodes the following proteins:
- a CDS encoding HAMP domain-containing histidine kinase, with product MMTKGEQELLRRAASVIGHDLRNPLAVINNSAYFVRAKLGQAKLDPKVEKHLKIIESEIARADKLIGDMLTFSRPYEPAAETVPLDSVVGDAVESYTAPEGGKVDLKLGAKGVSGKFDGKAIGDAVKRLLDNAFAAQDEKGTVKVATSAGKDGLVIAVTDSGKGVDPKIADVMFEAFMTTKPKGMGLGLALARKYLEGNGGTVAYETSPKGSTFRLLLPKA from the coding sequence ATGATGACCAAGGGCGAGCAGGAGCTGCTGCGCCGGGCCGCGTCCGTCATCGGCCACGACCTGCGCAACCCGCTGGCCGTGATCAACAACTCCGCGTACTTCGTCCGCGCGAAGCTGGGCCAGGCCAAGCTCGATCCGAAGGTCGAGAAGCACCTGAAGATCATCGAGAGCGAGATCGCGCGCGCCGACAAGCTCATCGGCGACATGCTCACCTTCTCGCGCCCGTACGAGCCCGCCGCCGAGACCGTGCCGCTCGACTCCGTCGTCGGCGACGCGGTGGAGAGCTACACGGCGCCGGAAGGAGGGAAGGTCGACCTCAAGCTCGGGGCCAAGGGCGTCAGCGGCAAGTTCGACGGCAAGGCGATCGGCGACGCCGTCAAGCGCCTGCTCGACAACGCCTTCGCCGCCCAGGACGAGAAGGGGACGGTCAAGGTCGCGACCTCGGCCGGCAAGGACGGCCTCGTGATCGCGGTGACCGACTCGGGCAAGGGCGTCGACCCGAAGATCGCCGACGTCATGTTCGAGGCCTTCATGACCACCAAGCCCAAGGGCATGGGGCTCGGCCTGGCGCTGGCGCGCAAGTACCTCGAGGGCAACGGCGGGACGGTGGCGTACGAGACGAGCCCCAAGGGCTCCACCTTCCGGCTCCTGCTGCCCAAAGCTTAG
- the trpD gene encoding anthranilate phosphoribosyltransferase: MNKFAETLKIVLAGRALDRAQARAAMNALIGEGVTDAQAGAFLAALRVRGETVPELVGFAEAIRARAVKVKPRRRPLLDTCGTGGDGSGTFNISTTVAFIAAGAGAAVAKHGNRAVSSRSGSADVLEALGVRTNVAPKLAADCVDVAGVGFLFAPSHHPGFARMRPVRQQLGVRTVFNLLGPLSNPAGAKRQLLGVYSPALVKPLAEALKALGSEDAMVVSSRDGLDELSISAPTVVARLKGGKVSTSEITPESVGLKRRPLKALAGGDADKNAWITRAILFGESGPARDVCLLNAAAALMVAGLARDWKEGLAMAADSIDSGRAAASLAILRRLTVNG; this comes from the coding sequence GTGAATAAATTCGCGGAGACGCTCAAAATCGTTCTGGCCGGCCGGGCGCTTGACCGCGCCCAGGCGCGCGCGGCCATGAACGCCCTGATCGGCGAAGGCGTCACCGACGCGCAGGCCGGCGCCTTCCTCGCCGCCTTGCGCGTGCGCGGGGAGACGGTCCCCGAGCTCGTCGGCTTCGCCGAGGCGATCCGCGCGCGCGCGGTCAAGGTCAAGCCCAGGCGCCGTCCTCTCCTCGACACCTGCGGCACCGGCGGCGACGGCTCCGGCACCTTCAACATCTCCACGACCGTCGCCTTCATCGCCGCCGGCGCCGGCGCGGCCGTCGCCAAGCACGGCAATCGCGCGGTGTCGAGCCGCTCCGGCTCCGCCGACGTCCTCGAGGCCCTGGGCGTGCGCACGAACGTCGCGCCCAAGCTCGCCGCCGACTGCGTGGACGTGGCCGGCGTCGGCTTCCTGTTCGCCCCGAGCCACCACCCGGGCTTCGCGCGCATGCGCCCGGTACGCCAGCAGCTGGGCGTGCGCACCGTCTTCAACCTCCTCGGCCCCCTGTCCAACCCCGCGGGGGCCAAGCGCCAGCTGCTCGGCGTGTACTCGCCCGCGCTGGTCAAGCCGCTGGCCGAGGCCCTGAAGGCCCTCGGCAGCGAGGATGCGATGGTCGTGTCCTCCCGCGACGGCCTCGACGAGCTGTCGATCTCGGCGCCGACCGTCGTCGCCCGGCTGAAGGGGGGAAAGGTCTCGACGTCCGAGATCACGCCCGAGTCCGTGGGCCTCAAGCGCCGCCCGCTGAAAGCCCTGGCCGGAGGCGACGCCGACAAGAACGCGTGGATCACCCGCGCGATCCTCTTCGGCGAGTCCGGCCCCGCCCGCGACGTGTGCCTGCTCAACGCCGCCGCGGCGTTGATGGTCGCGGGCCTCGCGCGCGATTGGAAGGAGGGATTGGCGATGGCCGCGGATTCCATCGACTCGGGACGGGCGGCCGCCTCGCTCGCCATCCTCCGCCGGCTCACGGTCAATGGCTGA
- a CDS encoding indole-3-glycerol-phosphate synthase produces the protein MADLGILGKIGDRTKERVAREKAERPVEWLRTQPLYDHPPLSLKKALSTPGPRVIAEVKFVSPSEGVLRKNPSPVEAARIAAAYASAGAAAISVLTEPYFFGGDYSFLAGARDSCPTTPLLMKDFMIDEYQFEVARSIGADAVLLIAALLGPRLGPMHGAAKSLGLSVLIEVHDEAEAEAALAAGGALIGVNSRDLRTLKVDLAVARRLAPLVCLPEITAVAESGLRSRSDLDSLSPLGYQGFLIGTSFMKRPDPGSALTEFLHAH, from the coding sequence ATGGCTGACCTCGGCATTCTCGGGAAGATCGGCGACCGCACCAAAGAGCGCGTCGCCCGCGAGAAGGCGGAGCGTCCGGTGGAGTGGCTTCGGACCCAGCCTCTGTACGATCACCCTCCGTTGTCGTTGAAAAAAGCGCTGTCGACGCCGGGCCCGCGGGTCATCGCCGAGGTGAAGTTCGTCTCTCCTTCCGAAGGGGTCTTGCGAAAAAACCCCTCCCCCGTCGAAGCCGCGAGGATCGCGGCGGCGTATGCTTCAGCCGGAGCCGCGGCGATATCCGTGCTCACCGAGCCGTATTTTTTCGGCGGCGACTATTCTTTTTTGGCCGGGGCCCGCGACAGCTGCCCGACCACTCCGTTGTTGATGAAGGACTTCATGATCGACGAGTACCAGTTCGAGGTCGCCCGCTCCATCGGCGCGGACGCCGTTCTGCTCATCGCCGCTTTGTTGGGTCCTCGACTCGGTCCCATGCACGGCGCCGCTAAATCTTTAGGTTTATCCGTTCTGATCGAAGTCCATGACGAAGCCGAAGCCGAGGCGGCGCTAGCCGCCGGCGGCGCTCTGATCGGCGTGAACAGCAGGGATCTCAGGACGTTGAAAGTCGATCTGGCCGTCGCCCGGCGTCTAGCTCCGTTGGTCTGCCTTCCTGAAATAACCGCCGTCGCCGAGTCCGGCCTGCGCTCGCGCAGCGACCTCGATTCGTTATCGCCGTTGGGCTACCAAGGCTTCCTCATCGGCACCTCCTTCATGAAGCGCCCCGACCCCGGCTCAGCGTTGACGGAGTTCCTCCATGCGCATTAA
- a CDS encoding phosphoribosylanthranilate isomerase: MRIKVCGVTRPQDARLAAKLGAWAVGMIFVPNTPRYLLPSKARRVRAAIPKGVLAVGVFRHVAAEELRRVVRELRLDAVQIYGTAPRGIGVRVIQAVTLDARPLRGKMVLIEPARTDADRRAGRGPSARAQRKAWKTARSWRATGARVILAGGLTPENAAAAAAAAKPWALDVSSGVESRPGVKSARLLRAFFAAD, from the coding sequence ATGCGCATTAAAGTCTGCGGCGTCACCCGCCCCCAGGACGCCCGCCTCGCCGCCAAGCTCGGCGCCTGGGCCGTCGGCATGATCTTCGTCCCCAACACCCCGCGCTACCTCCTTCCTTCGAAGGCCCGCCGCGTGCGCGCCGCCATCCCCAAGGGCGTCCTCGCCGTCGGCGTCTTCCGTCACGTCGCCGCCGAAGAGCTCCGCCGGGTCGTCCGCGAGCTGCGTCTGGACGCCGTCCAGATCTACGGGACCGCCCCCCGCGGCATCGGCGTCCGTGTGATCCAGGCCGTGACCTTGGACGCCCGCCCCCTGCGCGGGAAGATGGTCCTCATCGAGCCCGCGCGCACCGACGCCGACCGCCGCGCCGGCCGCGGACCGTCCGCCCGCGCCCAGCGCAAGGCCTGGAAGACCGCCCGCTCCTGGCGCGCCACCGGTGCGCGCGTGATCCTGGCGGGAGGTCTCACCCCGGAGAACGCCGCCGCGGCCGCCGCCGCCGCCAAGCCCTGGGCCCTCGACGTCAGCTCCGGCGTGGAGAGCCGGCCCGGAGTCAAGAGCGCGCGCCTGCTGCGCGCGTTCTTCGCCGCGGACTAA
- a CDS encoding TonB-dependent receptor, protein MACALLCAGPARAAADDDPFEFYRLEAMQTTVSRIDEKVDETPGSVYVFTRRTIHARGYRSLGELLQAVPGFTVFHRDLDFVAGVRGLNANDNEKISLLVNGQNVNGVAEPSFLNGPINLDNVERVEVVVGPSSLFQPANTLAATVNVITRDTRGAAAVVSAGNALPYSATVMAGKLWPKDRSLSLSLTTERKRGFDAWGSTFRPNLVGRDITGQLDSPSWFGVLQGRAGQWSGQALAYRMSRPELLINNAHPRNDGRYVDEIYAASLKNEHPWTANLTGIFRAEAAVKEQTRLNSGGPPLAAVEFVNKQRTYAGELGLRHTGFTGQTISAGVQGSYDDNYDTYFTYNDPAGGEVFGRTATVSRDTRAVGFYADDTIRVHDKLKLVAGARVDHNTRLAGRWFLGARAAAVATPADFWVAKLIYNRAVRIPSAVSALNEAWGRDHLATSPSWARISPQAREPEILSTYELQNVVYIDSARFQASLYHQELSDFITWFSPHSNVGNFHGNGVELSLQAPLDDLALIWANASWNDSKLALFRQPLAAGGGVEAHHAYTNPNGRIIGSAEYVANVGLEKKVLGRLKLAPSLRYFTNQAALDHSTTRYLLIQNRVYVDCGLTWERLWGRDADLRLSGRNILDDRRPVGSQMNGDTYRPRGAEGVLTVEVRY, encoded by the coding sequence TTGGCGTGCGCCCTGCTTTGCGCCGGTCCGGCCCGGGCCGCCGCGGACGACGACCCGTTCGAATTCTACCGCCTGGAGGCCATGCAAACCACGGTTTCACGCATCGACGAGAAGGTCGACGAGACGCCCGGCAGCGTCTATGTCTTCACGCGCCGAACCATCCACGCGCGGGGCTATCGCAGCCTGGGGGAGCTGCTCCAGGCCGTCCCCGGCTTCACGGTCTTCCACCGCGACCTCGACTTCGTCGCCGGCGTCCGCGGCCTGAACGCGAACGACAACGAGAAGATCAGCCTTCTCGTCAACGGCCAGAACGTCAACGGCGTCGCCGAGCCCTCCTTCCTCAACGGCCCGATCAACCTGGACAACGTCGAGCGCGTCGAGGTGGTCGTCGGCCCCTCCTCCCTGTTCCAGCCGGCCAACACCTTGGCGGCGACGGTCAACGTGATCACGCGGGACACGCGCGGGGCCGCGGCCGTCGTCTCCGCCGGCAACGCCCTTCCCTACTCGGCCACGGTGATGGCCGGAAAACTTTGGCCTAAAGACCGCTCCCTCAGCCTCTCGCTGACGACGGAACGCAAGCGCGGCTTCGACGCGTGGGGCTCGACCTTCCGGCCCAATCTGGTCGGCAGGGACATCACCGGCCAGCTCGACTCGCCGAGCTGGTTCGGCGTGCTCCAGGGCCGAGCCGGCCAATGGTCCGGGCAGGCGCTCGCCTACCGGATGAGCCGGCCGGAGCTGCTCATCAACAACGCCCACCCGAGAAACGACGGGCGCTATGTCGACGAGATCTACGCCGCGTCGTTGAAGAACGAGCATCCCTGGACCGCGAACCTGACGGGGATATTCCGCGCCGAAGCCGCCGTCAAGGAGCAGACCCGCCTGAACTCAGGCGGCCCGCCGCTCGCGGCGGTCGAGTTCGTCAACAAACAGCGGACCTACGCGGGCGAGTTGGGACTGCGCCACACGGGCTTCACCGGCCAGACCATCTCGGCCGGCGTGCAGGGCTCCTACGACGACAACTACGACACCTACTTCACGTATAACGACCCGGCCGGAGGCGAGGTCTTCGGCCGGACGGCCACGGTCAGCCGCGACACGCGCGCCGTGGGCTTCTACGCCGACGACACGATCCGGGTCCACGACAAGCTGAAGCTGGTCGCGGGCGCGCGCGTCGATCATAACACGCGTCTGGCCGGACGCTGGTTTCTCGGCGCTCGCGCCGCCGCCGTCGCCACGCCCGCGGACTTCTGGGTCGCCAAGCTGATCTACAACCGCGCCGTGCGCATCCCGTCGGCCGTTTCAGCGCTCAACGAGGCGTGGGGCCGGGACCATCTCGCCACCTCCCCCAGCTGGGCCCGAATCTCCCCGCAGGCGCGCGAGCCGGAGATCCTCTCCACGTACGAGCTGCAGAACGTCGTCTACATCGACTCGGCCCGCTTCCAGGCGAGCCTCTATCATCAGGAGCTCAGCGATTTCATCACCTGGTTCAGCCCGCACAGCAACGTCGGGAACTTCCACGGCAACGGCGTGGAGCTGAGCCTCCAGGCGCCTCTGGACGACCTCGCCTTGATCTGGGCGAACGCCTCCTGGAACGACTCCAAGCTCGCGCTCTTCCGGCAGCCCCTGGCCGCGGGAGGCGGGGTCGAGGCCCATCACGCCTACACCAACCCGAACGGCCGCATCATCGGTTCGGCGGAGTACGTCGCGAACGTCGGCCTGGAGAAAAAGGTCCTGGGCCGCCTCAAGCTGGCGCCGTCGCTGCGCTACTTCACCAATCAAGCCGCCCTCGACCACTCCACGACGCGCTATCTCCTGATCCAGAACCGCGTCTACGTCGATTGCGGCCTGACGTGGGAGCGCCTGTGGGGGCGCGACGCCGACCTGCGCCTGTCCGGGCGCAACATCCTCGACGACCGGCGGCCCGTCGGCTCGCAGATGAACGGCGACACCTACCGGCCGCGCGGAGCCGAGGGCGTCCTGACCGTGGAAGTCCGCTACTGA